In Kiritimatiellia bacterium, a single genomic region encodes these proteins:
- a CDS encoding rhodanese-like domain-containing protein — translation MAICRLPLWQQMVWLAAATLGLGTAAQVFSPTRIPWRENWSDRVQTRALHAGLMLADTEQMRALLAEGSTIVFDARSLRDYEAGHIPGALPFPEARRFEYYPDYANLLPPDQRIVVYCSGRTCDESLRLGLFLREHGHTNLVLYLGGFSEWQAAGLDVAR, via the coding sequence ATGGCGATCTGCCGTCTCCCGTTATGGCAGCAGATGGTGTGGCTGGCCGCAGCCACCCTCGGGCTGGGGACGGCAGCTCAGGTGTTCTCGCCGACTCGTATACCATGGCGGGAAAACTGGTCCGATCGCGTCCAGACCCGCGCGCTGCACGCCGGGTTGATGCTCGCCGACACCGAACAAATGCGCGCCCTGCTGGCGGAGGGTTCGACGATCGTTTTTGACGCGCGCTCGCTCAGAGACTACGAAGCCGGCCACATCCCTGGAGCCCTGCCCTTTCCCGAAGCCCGTCGGTTTGAGTACTATCCGGATTACGCCAACCTTCTGCCGCCCGACCAACGGATCGTGGTCTATTGCTCCGGGCGCACCTGCGATGAATCCCTTCGTCTCGGCCTGTTTTTGCGCGAGCACGGGCACACGAATCTCGTGCTCTATCTCGGCGGGTTTTCCGAATGGCAGGCAGCCGGCCTGGATGTCGCGCGATGA
- a CDS encoding DoxX family protein, translating to MNPTSHPLKGWQKVMGVVCRLFVAAIFAYAAWPKLRDPGLFAEAVYRYHLLPDALVNLVAIYLPWLEAVSALALIAIPRLRAGALAWCSALLLIFIFAMAVNLIRGVDITCGCFSVSGGEAMSWINIFRNIGLLALAGIAWRWDPATDPGAGAPRS from the coding sequence ATGAACCCAACATCCCATCCATTGAAAGGCTGGCAAAAGGTGATGGGCGTGGTCTGCCGACTGTTCGTCGCGGCCATATTTGCCTATGCGGCATGGCCCAAACTCCGGGACCCGGGACTGTTCGCCGAAGCTGTATATCGATATCACCTTCTTCCCGATGCACTGGTCAATCTCGTGGCGATTTATCTGCCCTGGCTGGAAGCCGTATCTGCGCTTGCGCTGATTGCCATACCTCGGCTGCGTGCGGGTGCGCTCGCGTGGTGCTCCGCCCTGCTGCTCATCTTCATTTTCGCAATGGCGGTGAACCTTATCCGGGGTGTTGACATCACCTGTGGCTGCTTCTCGGTGTCGGGCGGCGAGGCCATGTCGTGGATAAATATCTTCCGCAACATCGGGTTGTTGGCCCTAGCCGGCATAGCGTGGCGCTGGGATCCCGCGACAGACCCCGGCGCTGGGGCGCCCCGGTCATAA
- the queG gene encoding tRNA epoxyqueuosine(34) reductase QueG, producing the protein MDAERIKERALEIGFDAVGIAAAGSAPTGDRFLEWLAHGRHAEMAWLARDPDRRINPSRVLPSVRSILVVGLSYYVEDPPPEMWGDPLRGRIARYAWGLDYHDEMLPRLRELAAWIESEAGRPVAHRAYVDTGPILERSWAEQAGVGFIGKHTLVIHPNFGSYLFLGEILLELELEPDLPGQERLGTCGRCQRCLEICPTHALPAPYVLDSRRCISYLTIEHRGSIPVELRPLMKNWIYGCDDCQAVCPWVRRFSRPGRARFLAFDPERFAPRLTDAITWDEAEFRARYRGTPIPRAKRRGFVRNVCVALGNSGCRDAIPALERAASDPDPIIAEHAAWALSRLREL; encoded by the coding sequence GTGGACGCCGAGCGAATCAAGGAACGCGCGCTCGAAATCGGTTTCGACGCCGTGGGAATAGCGGCGGCAGGCTCCGCCCCAACGGGGGACCGCTTTCTCGAATGGCTGGCGCACGGGCGGCATGCGGAGATGGCGTGGCTTGCCCGCGACCCCGATCGGCGGATCAACCCATCCCGAGTCCTCCCGTCTGTTAGGTCAATTCTCGTAGTTGGCCTCTCCTATTACGTCGAAGACCCTCCGCCGGAGATGTGGGGTGATCCGCTGCGAGGCCGGATCGCGCGTTATGCCTGGGGCCTCGACTACCACGACGAGATGCTGCCTCGGCTTCGCGAGCTGGCGGCGTGGATCGAGTCTGAGGCTGGGCGTCCGGTCGCCCATCGCGCCTATGTGGACACGGGCCCGATCCTCGAACGATCCTGGGCGGAGCAGGCGGGGGTCGGGTTCATCGGGAAGCACACGCTGGTGATCCACCCGAATTTCGGCTCCTATCTGTTTCTCGGCGAGATTCTTTTGGAACTAGAGCTGGAGCCGGACCTCCCCGGCCAGGAACGGCTTGGCACTTGCGGACGATGCCAACGTTGCCTCGAAATTTGCCCCACACATGCGTTGCCCGCGCCGTACGTGCTCGACAGCCGCCGGTGCATTTCCTATCTGACCATCGAACACCGCGGTTCCATTCCCGTTGAGTTGCGGCCGTTGATGAAAAACTGGATCTACGGCTGTGACGACTGCCAGGCGGTGTGCCCCTGGGTTCGCCGGTTTTCTCGGCCTGGCCGCGCGCGATTCCTTGCGTTTGACCCGGAGAGGTTTGCCCCGCGCCTGACGGACGCAATCACATGGGATGAGGCGGAATTCCGCGCCCGATATCGCGGCACGCCCATTCCGCGGGCGAAACGCCGGGGCTTCGTGAGGAATGTCTGCGTGGCGCTCGGCAATTCGGGCTGCCGCGATGCCATCCCCGCCCTCGAACGGGCAGCCTCGGATCCGGATCCCATCATTGCGGAACACGCCGCCTGGGCGCTTTCGCGGCTCCGCGAATTATGA
- the ilvN gene encoding acetolactate synthase small subunit yields the protein MTTQVVNPHIAQSTGLHTISVYVANKPGVLARIAQVFARRGYNIESLVVSPAMDGNFSRMTIGLSGSPEGMEQIIKQTSKLIDVLRCTDHTDDNAVVKELALVKVRVGAEQRAEVLQIGEHFGCKTVDLTETSLILQCTGNSEKIDALIGMLGKFRIIELVRTGKVLMARGDGLT from the coding sequence ATGACAACGCAGGTCGTCAATCCACATATCGCTCAATCCACGGGCCTCCACACCATCAGTGTGTACGTTGCGAACAAGCCCGGCGTGCTGGCGAGGATCGCACAAGTGTTCGCGCGCCGTGGTTACAACATCGAATCGCTGGTGGTATCGCCCGCGATGGACGGAAATTTTTCACGCATGACCATCGGGCTGAGCGGCAGCCCGGAGGGCATGGAGCAGATCATCAAGCAAACCAGCAAGCTCATCGATGTGCTGCGCTGTACCGACCACACGGACGACAACGCCGTGGTCAAGGAACTGGCGCTGGTGAAAGTTCGCGTGGGCGCCGAGCAGCGCGCCGAGGTGCTGCAGATCGGTGAGCATTTCGGTTGCAAGACAGTTGATCTCACTGAAACCTCGCTGATCCTCCAGTGCACGGGCAACAGCGAGAAGATTGACGCGCTCATCGGCATGCTCGGGAAGTTCCGCATCATCGAGCTTGTCCGAACAGGCAAGGTTCTGATGGCGCGTGGCGACGGGCTGACTTAG
- the ilvB gene encoding biosynthetic-type acetolactate synthase large subunit, with translation MTTLAVADKTLDQKADHLRPQVEVKNPPISKQVLDGAQALVKGLERQGVEYIWGLSGGAAIPIFDALVTTGTKIKLVLVRHEQGATHIADGYARITGRPGVVLVTSGPGATNTVTGIMTAHMDSVPMVVLTGQTITAMLGKDAFQEADVFGITMPVVKHSYLVKRTNDIPRVIKEAFYIASTGRPGPVLIDIPKDVSSGPCTSDLDPPMDLPGYNPFIPVDKDRVKGIAEALLKSKRPVLLVGHGVLISRAWDQLRRLAETLQAPVTTTLLGKGAFPETHPLSLGMLGMHGTAYANKAMLECDLVMSIGSRFDDRIIGQAPKFCRDAVRIHIDIDAAEINKMIKVHHWCVGDAKEVLEELIKHVRKLDTDAWLNHLDGLKKKFPLKYKKYGGLKMQYILDELDKLTGGNAIVTTDVGQHQMWAAQFMKTVRPDGWLSSGGAGTMGYGFPAAIGAQFAKPHDMVWAVVGDGGFQMTMCELATACVHKLPVKVLVLNNHYLGMVRQWQELFFENRESGVDLEGNPDFAKLAECYPGAKGFTLKRGADIRKILKRAMDYNDGPCVINAEVEKADNVYPMIPAGRAIEDMILEPPKHKLEKPTGST, from the coding sequence ATGACAACACTGGCGGTAGCCGATAAAACTTTGGATCAAAAGGCCGATCATTTAAGGCCACAGGTTGAGGTCAAAAATCCGCCGATTTCCAAGCAGGTCTTGGATGGAGCCCAGGCGCTGGTCAAGGGACTGGAGCGGCAGGGCGTCGAGTACATCTGGGGGCTTTCGGGGGGGGCAGCGATTCCGATCTTTGATGCCTTGGTGACGACCGGCACGAAGATCAAGCTGGTGCTGGTCCGCCACGAGCAGGGTGCGACACACATCGCCGACGGTTATGCCCGTATTACGGGGCGACCGGGTGTGGTCCTCGTGACCAGCGGTCCCGGCGCGACGAATACGGTTACGGGCATTATGACCGCGCACATGGATTCTGTGCCGATGGTGGTTCTGACCGGCCAGACGATCACCGCCATGCTCGGCAAGGACGCGTTCCAGGAGGCCGACGTGTTCGGCATCACCATGCCGGTCGTCAAGCACAGTTACCTCGTGAAGCGGACGAACGATATTCCACGGGTGATCAAAGAGGCATTTTACATTGCCAGCACCGGCCGCCCGGGCCCGGTCCTGATTGACATTCCCAAAGACGTCAGTTCCGGCCCCTGCACGTCGGATCTCGACCCACCAATGGATCTGCCAGGGTACAATCCGTTCATCCCCGTGGACAAGGATCGGGTCAAGGGGATCGCCGAGGCGCTCCTGAAGTCGAAGCGCCCCGTGCTTCTCGTGGGTCATGGCGTGTTGATCTCCCGAGCGTGGGATCAGCTTCGCAGGCTCGCCGAGACCCTTCAGGCGCCAGTGACGACGACGCTCCTGGGCAAGGGCGCCTTTCCCGAAACGCACCCGCTCTCGCTGGGCATGCTCGGCATGCACGGAACCGCGTATGCCAACAAGGCGATGCTCGAATGCGACCTCGTGATGTCGATCGGGTCCAGGTTCGATGATCGCATCATTGGTCAGGCGCCAAAATTCTGCCGGGATGCGGTGCGCATCCATATCGACATCGACGCCGCCGAAATCAACAAGATGATCAAGGTTCATCATTGGTGTGTGGGCGACGCGAAGGAGGTGCTGGAGGAGCTGATCAAGCACGTGCGGAAACTCGATACCGACGCGTGGCTGAATCACCTCGACGGCCTGAAGAAAAAGTTCCCGCTCAAATACAAGAAATATGGCGGCCTAAAGATGCAGTACATTCTCGATGAGCTCGACAAGCTCACCGGCGGGAACGCCATCGTCACGACCGATGTCGGGCAGCACCAGATGTGGGCTGCCCAGTTCATGAAGACCGTCCGACCCGACGGTTGGCTCAGCTCCGGCGGCGCCGGCACCATGGGCTATGGATTTCCCGCTGCCATCGGCGCCCAGTTTGCCAAGCCCCACGACATGGTGTGGGCCGTGGTTGGCGACGGCGGATTCCAGATGACCATGTGCGAACTGGCCACCGCGTGTGTGCACAAGCTGCCGGTGAAGGTCCTCGTCCTGAACAACCACTACCTCGGAATGGTCCGGCAGTGGCAGGAGCTGTTTTTCGAGAACCGCGAGAGCGGCGTGGACCTTGAGGGCAACCCGGACTTCGCGAAGCTCGCGGAATGTTACCCGGGCGCCAAGGGCTTCACGCTGAAGCGCGGCGCCGACATCCGCAAGATTCTCAAGCGCGCCATGGACTATAACGATGGCCCTTGCGTGATCAATGCGGAGGTCGAAAAGGCTGACAACGTGTATCCCATGATCCCGGCGGGCCGCGCGATCGAGGACATGATCCTCGAGCCTCCGAAGCACAAGCTCGAGAAGCCGACGGGATCCACCTGA
- a CDS encoding SAM-dependent chlorinase/fluorinase yields the protein MPIITFLSDFGTEDGYVAAMKGVAQSACAVAQLVDATHSIPPQDVRSGAWALRHYWRLYPEGTIHVAVVDPGVGSDRRPLLACADGRWLIGPDNGIFSWVFHAARRWSAWEIAPSVRRPDAVGTTFHGRDVFAFAAGLLASGMPRDQIAPKAVDPVRWLWPSPRRSRTKIAGVIIHVDRFGNAISNIPAPLISRLGAHVKVRCRGFEVTGLAPFYSARNPGEPLALLESTGLLELAICQGNAASKFGLQRGDDVLVQKA from the coding sequence ATGCCCATCATTACGTTCCTCTCTGATTTCGGCACCGAAGATGGCTATGTGGCGGCGATGAAAGGGGTGGCGCAGTCGGCATGTGCTGTCGCCCAGCTCGTTGACGCTACACATTCCATTCCGCCGCAAGATGTCCGCAGCGGCGCCTGGGCCCTTCGCCATTACTGGCGCCTTTATCCCGAGGGAACGATTCATGTGGCCGTCGTTGATCCGGGAGTGGGATCGGATCGCCGGCCGTTGCTGGCCTGCGCGGATGGCCGTTGGCTTATCGGTCCGGACAATGGCATTTTTTCGTGGGTTTTCCACGCGGCTCGGCGCTGGTCCGCCTGGGAAATCGCTCCGTCCGTTCGCCGGCCAGACGCCGTGGGCACGACCTTTCACGGCCGCGATGTTTTCGCTTTTGCCGCCGGATTGCTCGCGTCGGGAATGCCCCGAGATCAGATCGCCCCTAAGGCGGTAGACCCCGTGCGCTGGCTCTGGCCTTCCCCTCGACGAAGCCGCACAAAGATCGCCGGAGTGATCATCCACGTGGATCGCTTCGGAAATGCAATTTCCAACATTCCCGCTCCGCTGATTTCCAGACTGGGAGCGCATGTCAAGGTCCGCTGCCGCGGGTTCGAGGTTACGGGTCTAGCGCCGTTTTATTCGGCCCGAAATCCCGGCGAGCCCTTGGCGCTACTGGAATCCACGGGCCTGCTCGAACTGGCCATCTGCCAAGGCAATGCCGCCAGCAAATTCGGCCTGCAACGCGGAGACGATGTTTTGGTTCAAAAGGCATAA
- the folE gene encoding GTP cyclohydrolase I FolE, translated as MQRDVESIVRELLAALGEDPTREGLAKTPERVAKAWQFLTRGYYQTVEEIVNGALFEAHSRHMVIIKDIEIYSLCEHHLLPFFGRCHIGYIPRDKVIGVSKLARLADMFARRLQIQERLTQQIANAIMDVLKPLGVGVVIEAQHLCMMMRGVEKQNSFMITSAVLGCFQDSLPTRTEFFNLLGRPSLHG; from the coding sequence ATGCAACGTGATGTGGAATCGATTGTTCGCGAATTGTTGGCAGCGCTCGGCGAAGACCCCACGCGGGAGGGGTTAGCGAAGACCCCTGAACGTGTCGCGAAAGCGTGGCAGTTTCTGACCCGAGGATACTACCAGACCGTTGAGGAGATCGTGAATGGGGCGCTCTTTGAGGCGCACTCCCGGCACATGGTGATCATCAAGGACATCGAGATTTACAGTCTCTGCGAACACCACCTTTTGCCGTTTTTCGGCCGATGCCACATTGGATACATTCCGCGAGACAAGGTAATCGGCGTCAGCAAACTCGCTCGTCTTGCCGACATGTTTGCGCGCCGCCTTCAGATCCAGGAGCGGTTAACACAGCAAATCGCCAACGCGATCATGGACGTGTTGAAGCCCCTCGGGGTCGGGGTGGTCATCGAGGCGCAGCACTTGTGCATGATGATGCGCGGAGTGGAAAAGCAGAACTCCTTCATGATCACCTCCGCCGTTCTTGGCTGTTTTCAGGATTCGCTGCCGACGCGAACGGAATTCTTCAATCTTCTCGGGCGACCGTCGCTCCACGGCTAG
- a CDS encoding LON peptidase substrate-binding domain-containing protein, which translates to MVQSERILPAFPLSLAVCPGEAVPLHIFEPRYKSMIAHCRARESEGLPGEFVIVCSDGSDWRKVGCVMRIATLLRTYDDGRMDLIAIGKQRCAIEPADEPVPYPTALIAPYEDLSTEWDESVANQVFYLHRRLIALATGSEPPESEYSGLATLSFRVMPTSALSLLRKQELLEMRSENDRLLSLAEHLRDSVDLLVQAERSVLAIQNARAALAAVRAAS; encoded by the coding sequence ATGGTACAGTCGGAGCGCATTCTGCCCGCATTTCCTCTTTCACTCGCGGTCTGTCCCGGCGAGGCCGTTCCGCTGCACATATTTGAGCCGCGCTACAAATCCATGATCGCGCATTGTCGCGCCAGGGAATCCGAAGGGCTGCCAGGCGAATTTGTCATCGTTTGCTCAGATGGAAGCGATTGGCGAAAAGTGGGCTGCGTGATGCGTATCGCGACCCTGCTACGCACCTATGACGATGGGCGAATGGATTTGATTGCCATTGGGAAACAGCGCTGCGCGATCGAGCCGGCCGACGAGCCCGTGCCGTATCCGACAGCGCTCATCGCCCCGTATGAGGATCTCTCGACCGAATGGGATGAATCGGTCGCCAATCAAGTATTTTACTTACACCGCCGTCTGATCGCGCTGGCGACCGGCTCAGAGCCGCCAGAGTCAGAATACAGTGGACTCGCAACCCTGTCGTTCCGGGTCATGCCCACCTCCGCCCTCTCCCTGTTGCGCAAGCAGGAACTTCTCGAGATGCGTTCAGAAAATGATCGGCTTCTGTCTCTGGCGGAACATCTCCGCGACTCGGTCGATCTACTGGTTCAAGCCGAGCGGTCCGTGTTGGCAATCCAGAATGCGAGGGCCGCGCTGGCTGCGGTCCGCGCCGCCTCCTGA
- a CDS encoding L,D-transpeptidase family protein has product MAQGLLNKRKPPALYGAHWQWNMVRFAGILTLAVVATFCGVGCAAFQRAGAPAGTPSLPANVPPAEDAPIREAMPPPAAESAIAAPQLEVPPLAFARPPSPFEPGPPPPGPADVAPPPVLSPLDVARVQIMLDRDNFSPGAIDGRWGPNSRAALREWLRASGLPITGEIDQEILRRAPPDEEAFGQHTVSYADYSILRPFPRDWRARAALDLHGHETILELIAERYHASERFIRELNPGLDWPNPPAGTIIRVPKVRPYKRATGSRVEIVLSEKVLRVYDAENRLIARFPCSIGKRAEKRPVGELQIINAAEMPNYTFDPQLFADDPLAAGIDRRLVLPPGPNNPVGVVWLGLDRPGYGIHGTPFPEEIGKTESHGCFRLANWNARKLLEMVAVGCPVVVRPSADLHVAGGSL; this is encoded by the coding sequence ATGGCGCAGGGATTACTGAACAAACGAAAACCGCCCGCCTTGTATGGCGCGCATTGGCAGTGGAATATGGTTCGTTTCGCGGGGATTTTGACGTTGGCAGTGGTGGCCACGTTTTGCGGAGTCGGTTGCGCCGCTTTCCAGCGCGCTGGTGCGCCTGCGGGCACGCCTTCCCTTCCTGCTAACGTGCCGCCGGCGGAAGATGCGCCGATCCGAGAAGCAATGCCGCCGCCTGCAGCAGAGTCGGCCATTGCGGCGCCGCAACTCGAAGTCCCGCCTCTCGCATTTGCCCGTCCGCCCTCACCCTTCGAGCCGGGCCCGCCTCCGCCCGGACCGGCGGATGTCGCTCCGCCACCTGTCCTTTCGCCCCTCGATGTGGCGCGGGTCCAAATCATGCTGGACCGGGACAATTTTTCACCGGGCGCGATCGACGGACGATGGGGTCCGAATTCCCGCGCCGCCCTTCGCGAATGGCTGCGCGCCTCCGGACTTCCGATCACAGGAGAGATCGATCAGGAGATCCTCCGCCGTGCGCCGCCGGATGAGGAGGCCTTTGGGCAGCACACGGTGTCCTATGCGGATTATTCAATTCTGCGCCCGTTTCCGCGGGATTGGCGGGCGCGAGCCGCCCTCGATCTGCACGGACATGAGACCATCCTGGAGCTTATCGCGGAGCGTTATCACGCCAGCGAGCGGTTCATTCGGGAGCTGAACCCTGGCCTTGACTGGCCAAATCCGCCCGCCGGAACGATCATCCGCGTGCCCAAGGTTCGCCCCTACAAGCGTGCCACCGGATCACGCGTAGAAATTGTGTTGTCGGAGAAGGTCCTGCGCGTCTACGACGCCGAAAATCGATTGATTGCCCGGTTCCCCTGTTCGATCGGGAAGCGCGCGGAAAAGCGGCCGGTCGGCGAGCTGCAAATCATCAACGCTGCCGAAATGCCGAATTACACATTTGATCCGCAGCTATTCGCCGATGATCCGCTCGCGGCGGGCATTGACCGGCGTCTGGTCCTTCCGCCAGGACCCAACAATCCGGTCGGCGTCGTATGGCTCGGCCTGGACCGGCCCGGCTACGGAATCCACGGCACGCCCTTTCCAGAAGAGATCGGCAAGACCGAGTCGCATGGCTGCTTCCGCCTTGCCAACTGGAACGCAAGAAAATTGCTGGAAATGGTAGCCGTCGGCTGCCCGGTGGTCGTGCGACCTTCCGCTGATCTGCATGTGGCCGGCGGCTCGCTGTAA